The sequence AAGAAGACCACGCTAAAGGCTATAATCGAAAGGATGAGCCCTCCGCGAAAGCCTTGCTCAAAAACGGAGATCATCTGTCACACCACCTTAGTTCGGCATTATGCCATGTTTGCGTTTGGGTCGAAGCTCCCTCTTCGTCTCAGAAAGCAGCAACGCCTGATAAATTTCCCTGCGAGTCTCCTCGGGCAATATAACGCGATCCACGAACCCTCGCGATGCAGCTACATAGGGATTCGCAAAGGCTTCCCGGTATTCTTCGATCTTCTGACGCCTTACGGCCTCCTTATCTTCTGCCTGATCTATTTCCCTCTTAAAGACTATGTTGGCAGCACCCTCGGCACCCATTACGGCAATTTCAGCCTGGGGCCATGCCAATACCACATCGGCGCCCAGGTCCTTGCTGCACATGCCAAGGTAAGAACCTCCGTAGGCCTTTCTCAGGATAACGGTTATCTTCGGCACGGTGGCTTCGGAATAGGCGTAGAGCATCTTGGCTCCGTGGCGTATGATCCCGCCCAACTCCTGAGTTTTGCCCGGCAGATAACCGGGAACGTCTACAAAGTTGACGACGGGAATGTTGTAGGCATCGCATATCCTGATGAAACGACTGGCCTTATCCGAGGCGTCTATATCGAGACATCCTGCTAGGTGGCGTGCCTGATTGGCTATGATGCCGATAACCCTGCCTCCCACTCTAGCAAAACCTGTCACTATGTTTTGCGCCCAATAGGGTTGCACTTCGAAGAAATCCCCATTATCGACGATGCAACCTATGACGTCTTTAACATCGTATCCTTTATTGGGATTGGTGGGAACCAGCTCTCTCAGGCGCATGTCAATCCTCTCGGGATCATCGCCGGTATCTGCGAAGGGCGGCTCTTCCATGTTATTGCTCGGCAAGAAGCTCAACAACTTCCTCACCTGGAGAAAGCAGTCATCCTCGTTGGCTGCAAAGAAGTGGGCCACACCGGATTTTTGGTTGTGGGTCATCGCTCCGCCAATCTCTTCGCTGGTGACGTCCTCACCCGTGACTGCTTTGATGACTGCAGGGCCGGTTATGTGCATGATCCCAATCTTGTCCACCATAAACACGAAATCCATCAGGGCAGGGCTGTAAACGGCACCTCCCGCACTGGGGCCCGCTATTATGGATATCTGAGGGACTATGCCGCTAGCTTTCACATTTCTGAAAAATATATTGCCGTAACCGGAGAGGGAGTCCACTCCCTCCTGAATGCGCGCACCGCCTGAGTCGTTAATTCCAACGACGGGAGCGCCGTTGAGAAGCGCCATGTCCAGGACCTTGCAAATTTTCTTCGCGTGCATCTCTCCCAAGGAACCGCCCATTACGGTAAAGTCCTGGCTGAAGACGTATACAAGACGACCTTCGACAGTTCCATAGCCCGTCACGACCCCGTCGCCGGGGATTTTTCGATTCTCCAGCCCGAAGAGAGAGCAACGATGCTCGACGTGCTCGTCAAGCTCGACGAAAGAACCGGGGTCGAGCAGTTTATCTATCCTTTCCCTGGCCGTCAATTTGCCTCTTTTATGCTGTTTTTCTACAGCTTCCTTTCCCTCCGGCAAACGCGCCCTTTCCTTTCTCGCCAAAAGCTCTTCGCACAATTGATCTATCGTCTTATCGGCCATTATCATGTCCTCCCCACACATTTAACGCTCGGAAATCTCGAGCAAAACGCCACCGGCAGCCTTTGGGTGAACGAAAGCTATCTTTGCTTCCCCTGCCCCACAGCGGGGCTTTTCGTCGATGAGCCGAATACCCTTATCCTTGAGCTCTTTCAAGGCTGCCTCGATGTCCTCTACTTTAAGGGCCAAATGATGGATCCCTTCGCCTCTGCTTTCGATGAACTTGGAGATGGGACTCTCGGGGGAAGTGGGTTCTAAAAGCTCAATCTCCGTACCGCCTAAGGGCAAGAAGGCAGTTACAACCTTCTGCTCTGCCACCTCTTCCCGACCCGTGCATTTGATGCCCAAGGTCTCCTCCCAGAACTTCAATGCTTCATCTATAGATTTGACTGCTATTCCAATATGATCTACACCTACGGTCTTCATTTTCGCCTGCTCACGCTCCCTTCTCTACATCTTTAAAGGTACCCGTCATACATGCTCTTTTGCTCTTCTTTCCTGGACCGCCTCTTGAAGCCACTTTATGACCTTGGGCGTCGGGGTTCCCGGTCCGAAAACGGCCTTAACTCCCATCTGCTTTAGAACCGGCACATCGTCGTCGGGGATAACGCCGCCGCCGAAGACTATAATGTCTTCCGCCCCTCTTTTCTTTAAAAGCTCTATTACTTCCCTGAAATAGTGTTCGTGAGCGCCCGATAATATGCTCAACCCAATTGCATCGGCGTCTTCCTGGATTGCTGTGGCAACTATCTGCTCAGGCGTTTGCCTTAAACCGGTATAAATAACTTCCATTCCCGCATCCCTAAGGGCCCTGGCTACGACCTTGGCCCCTCTGTCATGCCCGTCAAGACCGGGCTTTGCTACTATTACGCGTATCTTCCTCTCGTCCATCGTCCCTGCCTCCATACATTTAGAGGATTATGCTTTCTCTGTATTCGCCAAACTCTTCCCGCAATACGTCGCAGATCTCTCCTAAGGTTGCGTAGACTTTCACGGCCTCCAATATCTTGGGCATAAGGTTCGCCGATTCGTCATTAGCAGTCTTCCTGATTTCTTCCAATGCTTCTTTGACCTTTACGTTGTCCCTGCTTTCCTTCAAAGCTTTAAGCCTTGCGATTTGCTTTTCGGCCATGGAAGGATCTACCCTCAAGATCTTGCGAGATGTCCCCTTTTCTTCTATTTGGAATTTATTTACTCCAACTACTATTTGCTCTCCCTTTTCGATAGCCCTTTGGTAGGCGTATGCCGAATCCTGAATCTGCTGCTGTACGTAACCCTTTTCAATGGCAACGAGCATACCTCCCATTTCGTCTATCTTATCTATGTACTCCTGAGCCCTTCTTTCTATCTCGTTTGTAAGCCACTCTAGGTAGTAACTTCCGGCCAGGGGATCGACCGTGTTCGTCACCCCGGACTCGTAGGCGATGATCTGCTGAGTGCGAAGGGCTATTCGGACGCTTTCTTCCGTGGGCAACGCCAGGGCCTCGTCGAAGCTGTTGGTGTGAAGCGACTGTGTGCCTCCCAAAACTGCAGCCAAGGCCTGAATTGTCACCCGTATTATGTTGTTTTCCGGCTGTTGAGCGGTTAGTGTGCATCCCGCCGTCTGAGTGTGGAAACGAAGTTTTTGCGCGTTCGGATTGGTGACTCCAAACCTTTCTTTCATGATCTTTGCCCAGAGCCTCCTGGCGGCCCGGAACTTGGCTATCTCTTCGAGGAAGTCGTTATGAGAGTTGAAGAAAAAGGACAGCCGGCGCCCAAATACGTTTGGATCCAACCCCTTCTTGACGGCGGCCTCTACGTAGGCTATCCCGTCTGCAAGAGTAAAGGCAACTTCCTGAACTGCCGTGGATCCCGCTTCTCTGATATGATATCCTGAAATAGATATGGTGTTCCATTTCGGGACGTGTTTGCTGCAAAACTCAAATATGTCCGTGATCAATCGCATGGAGGGCTTTGGAGGAAATATATAAGTTCCCCTTGCGATATATTCCTTTAATATGTCGTTTTGAATGGTTCCCGACAATTTGTCCGCCGGGACGTTCTGCTTTTCGCCGACAGCTATATACATGGCAAGCAGGATTGATGCCGGAGCATTTATAGTCATCGATGTGGAGACCTTGTCAAGAGGGATGCCGTCGAAGAGAATTTCCATGTCCTCCAGGCTGTCTATTGCAACGCCAACCTTGCCCACTTCCCCCTGAGCCATGGGGTGGTCCGAATCGTAGCCAATCTGGGTGGGCAGGTCAAAGGCCACCGAAAGCCCCGTCTGTCCCTGCTGCAATAGGTATTTGTATCTTTCATTCGACTCTTCGGCTGAGGCATATCCCGCGTACTGGCGCATCGTCCAGAAACGCCCTCTGTACATGGTCGGCTGAACGCCTCTGGTGTAGGGGTAATCGCCGGGAAAACCCAAATCTTCTGTGTAGTCGAGGTCCTTTATGTTTTCCGGGGTATATAACCTTTCTACGGGAACCCCGCCTCCCGTCGTAAAGGTGCTTTTACGCTCTGGGTACTTCTGAACTGTCTTTTTGACCTCTTCTTCATATTTAAGGCGAGCTTCTGATATCTTTTCCAGTTCTTCCTCTTTGAACATTAAGTTCACCCTCCCAAGAAATTCCGCCTTTTAGTAATTTGCACATTTGTACTTATTATTTCGCACATTTTTATGCATTGCAACATTTAGGAAATATTAAGACAATTCAAACTACTGTTTGCGCCTCTTCTACGCAACCCTGCAAAAACGATGCTATCATAGCGGGATCTATAAGTCCACACTTCTTGGACTCTATAAAGACAAGTGACCATCGATATATCTTTTGCTATAATTTAGCGATGAGGGATTAATATGCCTATGATTGAATGCTTTCTTTGCGGGAAGGGGTTCGTCAGCGCAGGACCCAAGGTTTGCCCAAGTTGCATGAAACGCCTTGATAAGCTTTACATGGATGCGAGAAACTACATAAGAGACAACCCTGACCTCAGGCTTAACGTGAAAGCATTGGCAGAAGAGCTAGATGTCGATCCGAGGGACATTCAGGCGTTGGTCGATATGGAGCGCCTTGAGCTCGAGAGTGAATCGGAGAGCAGCGACAGGCTATCCGAAAGAGAGCGGTTGTTGCTGGAGTTCGAAAAACACCTAAAAGACGGCAAGGGGAAGGACAAAGAATCCCGACGGATCAGGTATGCAGCCGAAAAATACGGCAAACAGGAGAAAAAAAGGAAGATTGAAAGCTGCCACAGGATTGCTTAAGCGTCTTTTTTAGTCCAAAGTAAATACGCTCAACTTCATGAAGTTGAGCGTATTTTAATGATCCGGCAAGTTTTTTATCCGGCGCATTCCTTGAGGCGCTCTGCCATAGCTTTGCCAAGCTCCTCGGCCCTGACGTAATCTTCGTCCTTAGACGAGGATTGTATGACTATCTCGGGATCGAGCAGCTCCCATTTGCCCGAGTTTTTGGCAAAATCTTCAAGTTTCTTCAAAATGCCGGGGCTCCAGGTGTAATTTCCCATTATGCCGAGCAACCTGTTTCTCATTTTTTTATTTTCTAGATGAGCCATGAGATCCGCTATAGGAGGAAAGGGCATGGTATTGTAGGTGCAGGAGGCAATGATAAGCCCCTTATATCTCCAAATGTCTCTGATAATGAAGGAAACGTGGTCCCTTGACGCGTCGTGAACTACGATATGTTCGATGCCCTCTTTGGCCATGGCCCTGGCAGATGCCTGAGCCAGCTTTGCCGTATTCCCGTACATCGATCCGTATACTACGACGGCACCGCATTCCGTTTCGTGGCGACTCCACCTGTCGTAAAGGCTAATTATATGCTCGGGTTTGCTCCTGTGTATGGGACCGTGAGAAGGAGCAACGACTCTTATATCCGTTCCGCTCAACTTCGATATAGCGGCCTGAACCTGGTCGGAATAACGACCCACTATATTGGAAAAATATCTGAGT comes from Acetomicrobium thermoterrenum DSM 13490 and encodes:
- a CDS encoding acyl-CoA carboxylase subunit beta, translating into MADKTIDQLCEELLARKERARLPEGKEAVEKQHKRGKLTARERIDKLLDPGSFVELDEHVEHRCSLFGLENRKIPGDGVVTGYGTVEGRLVYVFSQDFTVMGGSLGEMHAKKICKVLDMALLNGAPVVGINDSGGARIQEGVDSLSGYGNIFFRNVKASGIVPQISIIAGPSAGGAVYSPALMDFVFMVDKIGIMHITGPAVIKAVTGEDVTSEEIGGAMTHNQKSGVAHFFAANEDDCFLQVRKLLSFLPSNNMEEPPFADTGDDPERIDMRLRELVPTNPNKGYDVKDVIGCIVDNGDFFEVQPYWAQNIVTGFARVGGRVIGIIANQARHLAGCLDIDASDKASRFIRICDAYNIPVVNFVDVPGYLPGKTQELGGIIRHGAKMLYAYSEATVPKITVILRKAYGGSYLGMCSKDLGADVVLAWPQAEIAVMGAEGAANIVFKREIDQAEDKEAVRRQKIEEYREAFANPYVAASRGFVDRVILPEETRREIYQALLLSETKRELRPKRKHGIMPN
- the mce gene encoding methylmalonyl-CoA epimerase, which gives rise to MKTVGVDHIGIAVKSIDEALKFWEETLGIKCTGREEVAEQKVVTAFLPLGGTEIELLEPTSPESPISKFIESRGEGIHHLALKVEDIEAALKELKDKGIRLIDEKPRCGAGEAKIAFVHPKAAGGVLLEISER
- a CDS encoding cobalamin B12-binding domain-containing protein, giving the protein MDERKIRVIVAKPGLDGHDRGAKVVARALRDAGMEVIYTGLRQTPEQIVATAIQEDADAIGLSILSGAHEHYFREVIELLKKRGAEDIIVFGGGVIPDDDVPVLKQMGVKAVFGPGTPTPKVIKWLQEAVQERRAKEHV
- a CDS encoding acyl-CoA mutase large subunit family protein, whose protein sequence is MFKEEELEKISEARLKYEEEVKKTVQKYPERKSTFTTGGGVPVERLYTPENIKDLDYTEDLGFPGDYPYTRGVQPTMYRGRFWTMRQYAGYASAEESNERYKYLLQQGQTGLSVAFDLPTQIGYDSDHPMAQGEVGKVGVAIDSLEDMEILFDGIPLDKVSTSMTINAPASILLAMYIAVGEKQNVPADKLSGTIQNDILKEYIARGTYIFPPKPSMRLITDIFEFCSKHVPKWNTISISGYHIREAGSTAVQEVAFTLADGIAYVEAAVKKGLDPNVFGRRLSFFFNSHNDFLEEIAKFRAARRLWAKIMKERFGVTNPNAQKLRFHTQTAGCTLTAQQPENNIIRVTIQALAAVLGGTQSLHTNSFDEALALPTEESVRIALRTQQIIAYESGVTNTVDPLAGSYYLEWLTNEIERRAQEYIDKIDEMGGMLVAIEKGYVQQQIQDSAYAYQRAIEKGEQIVVGVNKFQIEEKGTSRKILRVDPSMAEKQIARLKALKESRDNVKVKEALEEIRKTANDESANLMPKILEAVKVYATLGEICDVLREEFGEYRESIIL
- a CDS encoding FprA family A-type flavoprotein — protein: MNDAIEVTKGIYWVGVNDKETDLFEALWPLPRGVAYNSYLVIGEKIALIDTVKAFYLTDLVSKIRRLLGEDRPIDYLVVNHMEPDHSGSIKILKKLYPDLKIICNAQTVKMLENFYAVTEGVIQIKDGEELDLGGHVLKFFLTPMVHWPETMMTYDRTTETLFSCDAFGGFGCLEGGIFDDEVDMSYYEGEILRYFSNIVGRYSDQVQAAISKLSGTDIRVVAPSHGPIHRSKPEHIISLYDRWSRHETECGAVVVYGSMYGNTAKLAQASARAMAKEGIEHIVVHDASRDHVSFIIRDIWRYKGLIIASCTYNTMPFPPIADLMAHLENKKMRNRLLGIMGNYTWSPGILKKLEDFAKNSGKWELLDPEIVIQSSSKDEDYVRAEELGKAMAERLKECAG